The following are from one region of the Epinephelus fuscoguttatus linkage group LG11, E.fuscoguttatus.final_Chr_v1 genome:
- the LOC125896811 gene encoding trace amine-associated receptor 1-like yields MAPEVSRTDVNDIHPCYEIYNVSFILTSTPSTICVLIYIFLGSLSVVTVCGNLLVIISIIYFKQLHTPTNSLILSLAVADLLVGVVVFPLSMAFSLSSCLHYEHLFCKVTDSFDVTLCTASILNLCCISIDRYYAVCQPLTYRTKINVKVVVVMILVSWSVSVSVAIGFLIPGLNHEKCDDNCFIDLLLAQILGPIFSFYLPVIIMLCIYLKIFLVAQRQARSIRNTTCQSTKCGATVGKNERKATKTLATVMGVFLMCWTPFFLCFTFQLLDNVSVPLPLFETLNWLALSNSMLNPFIYAFFYSWFRSAFRMIISGKIFKGDFADTKLL; encoded by the coding sequence ATGGCACCAGAAGTCAGCCGCACTGATGTGAATGACATACATCCCTGTTATGAAATATATAATGTCTCCTTCATACTGACAAGCACTCCTTCTACAATATgtgttttaatatatattttccttGGGTCATTATCTGTTGTCACAGTATGTGGAAACCTTCTGGTAATAATCTCTATCATTTACTTCAAACAGCTCCACACTCCTACAAactctctcatcctctctctgGCTGTAGCTGACCTGCTTGTTGGTGTTGTAGTTTTTCCTCTCAGCATGGCCTTCTCTCTTAGTTCATGTTTACATTATGAACATTTATTCTGCAAAGTGACAGATAGCTTTGATGTAACACTGTGCACAGCTTCCATTCTGAATTTATGTTGTATTTCCATAGACAGATATTATGCAGTGTGTCAGCCTCTGACATACAGAACTAAGATAAATGTTAAAGTTGTTGTGGTCATGATCCTGGTCAGCTGGAGTGTGTCTGTTTCAGTAGCCATTGGTTTTCTAATTCCAGGATTAAACCATGAAAAATGTGACgataattgttttattgatCTTCTACTTGCACAAATTTTGGGACCCATTTTCTCATTTTACCTCCCAGTGATCATAATGCTCTGTATCTACCTGAAGATTTTCCTTGTGGCACAGAGACAGGCACGCAGCATCAGGAAcacaacatgtcagagcacaAAATGTGGAGCAACTGTAGGTAAAAATGAGAGAAAGGCCACCAAAACTCTTGCAACAGTTATGGGAGTTTTTCTGATGTGCTGGactcctttctttctctgttttacTTTTCAGCTTTTGGATAATGTGTCAGTGCCACTTCCGCTGTTTGAAACTCTTAACTGGCTTGCACTGTCAAATTCAATGCTCAATCCATTTATTTATGCTTTCTTTTACAGCTGGTTCAGGTCAGCTTTCAGAATGATCATTTCTGGGAAAATATTTAAAGGTGATTTTGCAGATACAAAACTGCTTTGA